The region ATAGAAGATGTAGCGGCCGGTGACTACTCGCAAACCCTGAAAGATATTGTTCAGTATCGCTTGGATCTTTTTTTGGAATCGGCCGGGAAGAAATTGCAAAAGCCTGTAGATCCAACCTAAAAATTTTTCTTCCCGCCGCATCACGATGAACAGCATAACGATCATCCCCGTAGCCGCCAGCCCCACCAACATTCCGCTGGTCCGGAGCCAGGGGGGAAGCGACACGAAAGGCAAAAGAATGATAAGGAAGATCGTCAGAATCAGGATATCCAGAAGGTGTTCAACGGCTACGGTGGAAAGGCAGAGGGTTTTGGGAAGCTTCTCCCGCTCCCCCATTAAATAGCCCCGGGCCAATTCTCCCATTTTGGCCGGTAAGAGGTTATTGACCATCAAACCGATGATCAAGACGGTGGTCGTGGAAATCACCCGCAGGTTTTTCTTCGCCGGCAAGAGCAAATACCGCCACCCCGTCCCTTTCAGGAAAAAGCAAGTCAGCTGGCCGGCTATCGCCGGAATGAAAAACAAAAAATTGACTGATTGCAGAGCTGCCCAGAGGGCGTTGAAATCAATTTTTCTTAGGGAAAGGTAGATAGCCGCAGCACTGATAATTAATCCGATAAAAAATTGAAGATGCGTTCGCAGGTTAAAGGCCATCCGGTTTTAAGCCCTTCTTTTCCGCTGGCTCTGGGGAAGCAAGGCGCGGATCTTTTCCATCACCTCTTCCGCCTTAATGGCTTGCATACAATTCGGGGCAACCTCGCAGCTTCTCCGGTAACAGGGCGCGCAAGGAAGAGAAGTAATCATTTTCTCCCCCCTCCCGTAAAGCTCAATCTCCTGGGCGCAGGTTGGCCCAAAAATGGCCACGACTTTTTTCTTCAAAGCGATGGCAATGTGGAGAGCAGTGGTATCACCCGTAACCACCACGTCGCAAAGATTGACCAGGGCAGCGAATTGTCCGAGGGTATTCTCGCAACCCGAGTCGGTAATCGCCCCCTTGGCTTTCCGCAAAATTTTGGCATTGCGTTCTTTTTCCTTGGGCCCGCCCAGAAGGAGAAGGCGGGTTGGGGATTCTTTTTTTAGCTGGCTAATGAGCTGGATGTATCCTGCCACTGTCCAGGCTTTGTTAGCGAAAACCTCCCCGGCTCCGGTGTTCAACCCGACGACCACTTCCCCTTTCTTCAAGCCTATCCGCTTAGAAAAATTTTCGGCGAAAGTGATATCTTCAGGCCATAAACCAAGGAAATATTCATCCTGCTGATAATCCAGATCCGCAATTTCGAAGATCAATTCCGGATAAGTCTTTTTGTTCCGGAAGAATTTCAGTTCATCCGAGAGCCCAAGAAGATAAGCATACTCGGTGGCGCGATTGAGAGGACGGACATTCCCTTCCGGTCCGAGCCCAAAACCTTTCTTTTTTTTCCCCCTGAATTTTGATACTAAGGCAGCACCCCGAGGCTCTTTCTCCAGCCCGATGATCAGGTCAAAGGTTTCCAGCTCTAACGGCAGGAGGGAGGAAAAATCAAAAGGCAAAAGTCGGTCGATGAGGGGAATATTTTTCAAAAGAGGATACACCTCTTTGTCCACAACCCAGGTAATATGACTCTGCGGATGGGCGCGCTTTAACCCGGAGAGCAAAGGCGTGGTACGCAGGACATCCCCGCTGGCCGCCAGCTTAACGATCAGGATACGTTGGCCCATCGGGCTATATTCTTTGCATCCCGGACAGGACCGTTTGAACTTGCAGGGCCGATCGCCGAGGAAATACCGGCAATCCAATCTCCAGGAGTTCATGACGAACTTCGTTCCAATAAAAAATGAAAATTGAATAAATTAATTTGGACGCAGATTTCCACAGATAACCACAGATAATTATTTTTTTGCATTTAATATCCTAATAATCTGTGTTTACCCTGTTAGATAGTAAACATCTAACAGGGTGAATCCGTGTCCAATAAGGAAATTCCTATACTATAAATTTAAAATGTAAATTATCCTTGGAATTCATTTTGCATTTTGCCCTTTTCATTTGGCAATTTGCAATGCTCAGTTTATTTTTTCTTGTCGGGTACCCAGTCAAAATTGTGGAATTGCATGGTAAAGGTTCCTCGCCCCTGGCTCAACGAGCGCAAGTTTGTGGAATAGCCAAACATCTCCCTCAGAGGAACCAAGGCATCCACTACGCTAACTTTTCCTTTCGGCTGAATCTGCTCGATTCGCCCTTTGCGGGCGCTCAAGTCCCCGATGACCTCTCCCAAGAATTCCTCCGGCACGACCACTTCGGCCTTCATGATCGGTTCGAGTAAAACCGGCTGAGCTTTCCGGCAACCTTCCCGAAAAGCCATAGCAGCGGCCACCTGGAAAGCCAAAGGCGTGGATTGAGCCTCGCGGAACGTTCCGCCTAAAAGGTTGATTCGCAAATCCACCATAGGATACCCAGTCACCACACCGTTCATGGTGGATTCTCTGACTCCGGTTTCGATGCTGGGGAAGAACTCTTCGGGAATGGTCCCGTCAGCAGAAGCCCGGCTGAATTCGATCCCTGTATCCCGCGGTCGAGGCTCCATCTGCAGGCGCACATGCCCGAAATGCCACACCCCTTCAATTTCCCTTTCGAACTTTCCTTCCCCTTCCGCGGTCTGGGTGATGGTCTCCCGGTAAACCACTTGGGGCTTGCCTACGTTTACCGCAACGTTGAAATCTTCCCGAAGCCTTCTGACAATTACTTCCAGGTGCAACTCACCCATCCCTGAGATGACGGTTTGTCCCGTGTCCTCATCGAACTTCACTCGAAAGGTAGGATCCTCGTCAACAAGCTTTTGCAGAAAGAAATCCAGTTTCTCCTGTTCGGGCCGGGATTTCGGTTCAATGGCCACCGAGGTAACCGGTTCACAGAAATCGATCCGTTCCAGAGTAATCGGACGGGATTCATCGCAGAGCGTATCTCCTGTGCCTGTTTCTTTTAAACCAGCCGCGGCCACAATGTCCCCCGCCCGGACTTCCGAGATTCTTTCCTTCTTATTGGCATGCATGCGGAAGATGCGGGCCACCCGCTCCCGTTTCCCCTTAGTGGAGTTGTACACATCCTGCTCGGCCCGCAAGACTCCGGAGTAAACCCGGATATAGGTCAGCTTCCTTCCTTCATCGGTAATGATCTTGAAGGCCAGGGCCG is a window of Deltaproteobacteria bacterium DNA encoding:
- a CDS encoding glycosyltransferase family 9 protein: MNSWRLDCRYFLGDRPCKFKRSCPGCKEYSPMGQRILIVKLAASGDVLRTTPLLSGLKRAHPQSHITWVVDKEVYPLLKNIPLIDRLLPFDFSSLLPLELETFDLIIGLEKEPRGAALVSKFRGKKKKGFGLGPEGNVRPLNRATEYAYLLGLSDELKFFRNKKTYPELIFEIADLDYQQDEYFLGLWPEDITFAENFSKRIGLKKGEVVVGLNTGAGEVFANKAWTVAGYIQLISQLKKESPTRLLLLGGPKEKERNAKILRKAKGAITDSGCENTLGQFAALVNLCDVVVTGDTTALHIAIALKKKVVAIFGPTCAQEIELYGRGEKMITSLPCAPCYRRSCEVAPNCMQAIKAEEVMEKIRALLPQSQRKRRA
- a CDS encoding lysylphosphatidylglycerol synthase transmembrane domain-containing protein encodes the protein MAFNLRTHLQFFIGLIISAAAIYLSLRKIDFNALWAALQSVNFLFFIPAIAGQLTCFFLKGTGWRYLLLPAKKNLRVISTTTVLIIGLMVNNLLPAKMGELARGYLMGEREKLPKTLCLSTVAVEHLLDILILTIFLIILLPFVSLPPWLRTSGMLVGLAATGMIVMLFIVMRREEKFLGWIYRLLQFLPGRFQKKIQAILNNIFQGLRVVTGRYIFYASAAILLMWVIAFGVAYLVLVACGLFLPFQAAVMVIVFAAFGKIIPSSPGAIGTFHYLVLLVVMSFQVSREAALGYAIILHALTFLIETSLGIALVFAGN
- the fusA gene encoding elongation factor G; translation: MAAPKGRLNRIRNIGIMAHIDAGKTTVTERILYYTGRSHKMGEVHNGEAVMDWMPQEQERGITITSAVTHCPWKGYEVHIIDTPGHVDFTIEVERSLRVLDGAVAIFDAVSGVEPQSETVWHQADKYRVPRLTFINKMDRVGANFFWSVETMKEKLGTHPAIIQIPLGAEERFQGVIDLIKMKAIVWDEEALGATFQEMEIPAEFLPDARKYRDRLLETLAERSDPLLEKYLSGQEISPGEIKAVLREATLKFDLVPILCGAALRNKGIQPLLDAVVDFLPAPVDVPPVAGFNPQTGQPETRRSLDQEPFAALAFKIITDEGRKLTYIRVYSGVLRAEQDVYNSTKGKRERVARIFRMHANKKERISEVRAGDIVAAAGLKETGTGDTLCDESRPITLERIDFCEPVTSVAIEPKSRPEQEKLDFFLQKLVDEDPTFRVKFDEDTGQTVISGMGELHLEVIVRRLREDFNVAVNVGKPQVVYRETITQTAEGEGKFEREIEGVWHFGHVRLQMEPRPRDTGIEFSRASADGTIPEEFFPSIETGVRESTMNGVVTGYPMVDLRINLLGGTFREAQSTPLAFQVAAAMAFREGCRKAQPVLLEPIMKAEVVVPEEFLGEVIGDLSARKGRIEQIQPKGKVSVVDALVPLREMFGYSTNLRSLSQGRGTFTMQFHNFDWVPDKKK